The Microbacterium phyllosphaerae region CTCGGCCAGGAGGGCCAGCAGGCGATCCGCAATGTGGCGGTACGCGTTGGGATTCGCAAGATCCAGCACCTGCTGCTGCCGCGCAGATGGCGGCAGAGACGTGCGCCCACGGAGGATCCAGTCGGGATGGGCACGGGCGAGGTCACTGTCGGGGTTCACCATCTCGGGCTCCACCCAGAGTCCGAACTCCATGCCGAGATCGGTGACTTTGCGGACGAGGGGATGCAGACCGTCAGGCCAGACCTCGGCATCCACCTCCCAGTCGCCGAGTCCTTGGGTGTCGTCGCGTCGCCCGGTGAACCACCCGTCGTCGAGTACGAACCGTTCGATCCCGACCTCGGCGGCGGCATCGGCGAGCGCCGACAGCCGGCCGAAGTCGTGGTCGAAGTAGACGGCTTCCCACGTGTTCAGAGTGACCGGGCGCGCACGGCGCGGATGCTGCGGGCGATCGCGCCACTCGGCGTGGAAGCGCTGCGAGAGCTGGTTGAGACCGTCGCCCCACGAGCCGATGACCCAGGGCGATGACACGGACGCTCCGGGGGCGATCATGACCTCACCGGGCACGAACAGCTCGCCTCCTGCAAGGAAGGAATCCCCCGTCACGACCCGCTCGGCGAGCACCCGATGATTTCCGCTCCATGCGACATGGATGCCGTGCACCCGGCCCGACTCGAACCCGAAGCCGGGTCGCCCCGCCGCCAGCAGCACGGTCGCATCCGCGCCCGGACGCCCCCGCCTGCTCTCCCGCAGGTGGGTCCCCAGAGTGAAGACGTGCCGCTGAGCGCTGCGCTCGCGAAGGTGGTGACCGGTGGTGTCGAGCAGTTCCGTGGCGTCCCCGGGAGTCGGGAAGGCGAGTTGCAGCGCATCGAGGGAGTAGCCACCGTCGCCGATGTTGGTCACCGTCATGCGCTGGTGGAGAAGCCCTGCGGCGCCCACCTCGACGTCCCAGCGAAGGTGGATCCCCGCTTCCGCGTCCTCGAGGTCGACCGCGGCCGCATGGTGCTCGACCCGCACCTCGGCGACCTCGGGCTTGATGCTGAAGCTCGCTCCCCCGCGGTGCCCCTCGACGGTCGGCGTTCCCAGCCACCCCGATGCCTCGGTGGCGACGACGCTGAGACGTGCCGTGCGGTCGAGACCGCCCGACACGCGCTGCGGACGCGCGGCGACCGCGAGGCTGCGCACCGTCTCGGGAGTCGAGTCGACGAGCTCCTCGCCCCAGTGGACGATGACGGGCGTGTGTTCGGACTCCAGGTCGATGACGACACTCGTCCCGCCGCGGTGAAGGTGGATCACGCGATCGCGGGTGGCCGGGGACTCGAGTTCATCCATCACGCTCTCCTGCAGAGCCTCGTTGCTGAAATGCATGGATTAGTTCTATCACGAAAGTAAAGGCGTGCCAAGAGCGGTTCTGGGAACCTCGAATCTCGAATCCATCGCTGTTTTAGTGCCACAATGGAACGAACGGGGAGGTGACGATGCTCACAGAGAGCGAGAACGCGCTTGCTGAAGCGGTGCTGATCCATGGCCCCATCTCCCGCTCGGCACTGACGTCCCGGCTCGGTCTCTCGGCCGCGAGCCTCACCCGCCTGGCGAAGCCCTTTCTCGACACCGGTCTTCTCGTCGAGCTCGACGACGTCGTCGACGGCTCTGTCGGCCGACCGACCAGACCGCTCGACATCGCCCCCGACCGAGGCTTCTTCGTCGGGGTCAAGCTCACAGGCGACACCCTGCACGCGGTTCTCACCGATGTCCGCGCCGCTCTCCTGGACTCCTTCACCCGCCCGCTCACTGCAACCGATCCATCGAGCGTGGTCGCGGACATCCGCGCGGCGATCGACGATTTCGACGGTGACCTCCGTGGCATCGGCGTCAGCCTCGGCGGTTCGGTCGACGAGGGAGTCGTCGAGTTCGCTCCCTTCCTGGATTGGTACGACGTACCGTTCGCCGCCATGCTCGCCGATGCGACCGGAATGCCCGTCACCGTCGAGAACGATCTGGTCGCACTCGCCGAGGCCGAGAGGTGGTTCGGCATGGGCCGCGGCCTGCCCGGGTTCTCGGTGATCACGATCGGCGAGGGAATCGGCTACGCCGTCGTCGCGCACAACGAGGTCGTGCGCACCCGCGAGGTCGGCGCCGGCCTCGGCGGACACATCCCTCTCGCGGCCAACGGCCCCCTCTGCGACCGCGGACATCGCGGGTGCGCGCAGGCGATGCTCACATCGGGATCGATCACCGCTCAGGTCTCCGGCGCCCTGCGACGCACCGTCGACTACGACGAGTTCCTGGCGCTCACCGCAGGCGGCGACCCGGCAGCGACTGCAGTGGCGGATGCCGCCGGCGAAGCGCTCGGACGATTCATCGCGCTCGCGGCCAATCTGACGATGCAGCCCGCCGCGGTTCTCGCCGGCGATGGCATAGGCCTGTTCTCGGTCGCTGAACCCGCCATCCGACGCGCGATCGCCGCTGACCGGGACCCGCTCGCGGATCCCATCGAGCTCTACATCGACGAGCCCGGGTTCACCGCCTGGGCACGTGGAGCCGCTGCGGTCGCGATCCAGTCGGCGATCGCGACACTGTCGCTCCCCCGCTGACCGCGGACGTCAGCGGCCCGCTCCGCTCACTCCTCGATGTTCGCGAGTGCCGACACGGCGCTCATCGCCGCGGGCCAGCCGGCGTAGAAAGCGAGATGCGTCGCCACCTCGGCGAGCTCCTCGCGGCTGATGCCGTTGGCGATCGCCTTGTTCATGTGCGACACCAGCTGAGCATCCCGACCGAGGGCGATCAGCGTCGCCACGGTGATCAGGCTCCGCTCCCGAGGAGAGAGCTCCGGGCGCTCCCACACATCGGCGAAGAGCACGTCGTCGGTGAGGTCGGCGAGCTTCGGGGCGAGGTCGCGCACGAGCTGGGGTGCGACACGGGGGTTGTCTCCGGTCATGGTGTCCTTCTTCCTCGTTCAGCGGCGGGGCAACAGGCGGTTCGCCGCATCCGTCCCTTCGACGCTAGGCGCGACGATCGGAACGAGGGAGGCCCTGACGGTACCTCGTTCGCGGCATGCCGCAGACAGAATCCGATGGTTTCTCGATGACAGAATCGAGGGATGACAGATTCGTTCGACGCCCAGATCGAGGCAGGTTCGGCCGCAGACGTCTCGGGCTGGGACTTCGCCTGGCTCGATGGGCGGGCCACCGAGGAGCGACCGCCGTGGGGCTATGCACGCCTGCTCGGCGAGCGCCTGGGCACAGCATCCGCCTCCCTCGACATCCAGACCGGCGGCGGCGAGGTGCTCTCCGAAGCCGCATCGTTCCCGCCCGTCGCGGTCGCGACCGAGTCCTGGCATCCGAACATCGCGCACGCCACCCGTCTGCTGCATCCCCGTGGAGTGGTCGTCGTCGCGGATCAGGACGAGCCACCGCTGCCGTTCGCCGATGCCGCCTTCGATCTGGTCACGAGCCGCCACCCGGCGACGATCTGGTGGGACGAGATCGCACGGGTGCTCCGCCCCGGAGGCACCTATCTCGCGCAGCACGTGGGGCCTGCGAGCGCCTTCGAGCTGATCGAGTTCTTCCTCGGACCGCAGCCCGAAGCCCGCCGCGGGCGACACCACGACGACGAGGTCGCCGCCGCCGAAGCCGCAGGGCTGGAGGTCGTCGACCTTCGCACCGCGAGACTCCGGATCGAGATCCACGACGTCGCCGCCGTGGTCTATCTGCTGCGCAAGGTGATCTGGTGGGTTCCCGGTTTCACGGTCGAGACATATGTCGACCGGCTCCGTGAACTGCACGAGCTCATCCAGGCGGAGGGTCCGTTCATCGCCCACTCGACTCGGCATCTGATCGACGCGCGTCGTCGCTGACAGCCTCAGCCCCTCGAACGTCCCTGATCAGCCGGCCGTGCGCGGCATCGCACACGCCGCAGTGCCGCCGGGAAGGCGATGCCGGAAGCGGGCGATCAATGAATACCCGAGCGATGCCGCCCACGAGAACGGCATCGTCACGAGCAGATGGCCGAGGAAGCGCAGGATCCCCTGCGGTTGCAGCTGCAGCAGCACGGCGAACGCCGCGTGGCCGCGGAATCGTCTCCCACCGGCCAGCAACCAGACATAGTGGGTCACGTCGTCATGGCTGAGCGCGAGTTCGTCGAGGTCGAGCCACTGCCAGGGCTGCGCGTCCGGAAATCTGTCGAGGGCGTTCTCGAGTCGACGCACCCACGTCGTGCAGAAGGCGCAGTCGCCGTCGAAGACGAGCAGCGGTTCGGTGGGCATGGGTCCGACACTACGCTCCGAACCACAGGACTCCCACGATCTCAACCCCCTGTACCCGTGCACGGGCATGGCGGACTCTATGGGCATGAGTCACCCCGACGACATCAAGCAGCCTCTCGACCATCTGCCGCCGCTCGATGAGCGCGACAAGGCGATCGACATCGACGAGCCGAGCTATCCGACCTCCGAGGCGCCGACCGGCCCCGCGCACGCATCGCCCGAGACGGCCGCAGAGCCCGACAAGCCCAACCGCCACGGCGTCGACAAGCTTCCGCCGACCTCGCGCTGAGTGCTCGGCCGTATGAATCACCCCAGCGATGTCCGTACATCGACCCCGCTGGACGAGTGGCTCGCAAAGCTCGGCCGGTCCACCGGAGCGCCGGGAGGCGGCTCGGAGCGGTCGGCATCGCCCTGCTGAGCGAGATGCGCGTGCTCCGTGATATCGGAAATCGGAGCCTGTCCGCGGATCTCGCCGTGGCGGCCGGAGCACTCGACGCGGGTCTTTCGGGGTCCTCCATCAACCTTCGCGCGAACCTCCGAACCGCTCGAGCGCATCACGCGTCAGCGGCAGCACTGGCCGAGCTGCACGTCGACGCCGCGCGGCTGGCGGAGGCACAGCAGAGGACCGCGGGGATCGCGGAAGAGCTCTCCGCGGAGTTCGACGACTGATCCTCCCTCCGGCGTCGGCGCGGTCTAGTCGACCCCATACTCCGGCCCCTCGGGGGCGTCGAGGGGCGGCCCTGAGGGCGATTCGACACCGCGGGTGAGTGCCTGCAGCCGACGGACCAGCTCAGGGTCCTCGAGCTCCGGCCCGCTGTCGCTGAGCTCCTTCGCCACGATCTGGCTGGCCGGACCGATCAGGAACTTCGCCGTCACGACGGTTCCGTCCCGCTCCCGCACCGGTATCTCGACGAGCTCGGCGCGCTCCTCATCACCCAGCGCCCGCCCGTACGCCAGCAGCGCGTCCGCGATGTCGTCACCGGTCAGGAACTCGTCGCCGCCGTACAGGATCGATTGCATAGTGCCGTTCTATGCCCCTGCGCCGGGATCCCCGCGCCCCTTGCTCGCCCGTCCGGTCGGTGCTAGCGGCTGCGTCGTCACCGCGCAGCGGAGAAAAGGTTACGCCCACCTGAGCGCATCCACCATGGGATGCCGTGGCGAACGACACGCGCGTATCATCACTGACTGAGAGCCGGCGCCGTAGGCGTCATGGGGATCGCCCCGGAGTGGCTCCGGTCGAGGGGCTCTGTGCCGACGGTTGCGAAAACGCCCGTCGAGAGAGAGTCCCTCCACTGTGGGTGATGACAGCGCGAGGGGCGATGATTCGCGGTGTCAGACCGTGATGGGCGCGAGCTCCTCGCGCAGGAGCGCCGCTCCCGCGCTGAGCGCACGCAGCTTGCCTCGGGCGACATCGCGAGGCAGCGGCGCCAAGCCGCAATTGGTGCTCGGGACGAGCTTGTCCGCGTCGACGAAACGGAGGGCAGCCCGGAGGGTCTCCGCGACCTCCTCCGGGGTCTCGATCGTGTCGCTGGCGACGTCGATGGCTCCGAGCATGACCTTCTTGCCGCGGATGAGCTCGATGAGGTCCAGCGGGACGTGCGAGTGGTGACTCTCCAGCGAGATGGTGTCGATGCTCGACTGCTGCAGCAGCGGGAACGAGGTCTCGTACTGCCTCCACTCCGCCCCGAGGGTCGCCTTCCAGTCGGTGTTCGCCTTGATGCCGTAGCCGTAGCAGATGTGCACCACGGTCTCGGCGCGCAGCCCCTCGGCCGCTCGCTCGAGCACCGCCACGCCCCAGTCCTTCACGTCGTCGAAGAAGACGTTGAACGCCGGCTCGTCGAACTGGATGATGTCGACCCCCGCCGCCTCGAGCTCCCGCGCCTCCTGGTTGAGGATCGTCGCGAACTCCCAGGCCAGCTTCTCGCGGCTCTTGTAGTGACGGTCGTAAAGAGTGTCGATCATCGTCATCGGACCGGGCAGGGCCCACTTGATCGGCTGATCGGTCTGCTGGCGGAGGAACTTGGCATCCTCGACGAAAACGGGCTTCTCGCGGCTCACCGCACCCACGACCGTCGGCACGCTCGCGTCGTAGCGGTTGCGGATGCGGACCGTCTCCCGCTGATCGAAGTCGACGCCGGACAGATGCTCGATGAACGTCGTCACGAAGTGCTGGCGGCTCTGCTCTCCGTCGCTGATGATGTCGAGGCCGGCCATGCGCTGCTCCTGGACGGTGAGGCGCAGCGCATCCTGCGTACCCTCCACCAGGGCGTCGCCCTCCAGCTTCCACGGGGACCAGAGGACCTCGGGCTGGGCGAGCCAGGACGGCTTGGGCAGGCTGCCGACGATCGAGGTGGGCAGAAGCGTGTTCATGGCAGGGAGTTCTCCGTCGGTCGGGCGAGAAGGTCGGTCAGGCGACGGGTGCGAGGTCATCCGCAGGCACTCGGTCGTCAGCGGCGGCGCCGTACGCGGCGGCCCACTGCTCGAGGAGCTCTCCGTGAGGCTGCATGAGGTGCTCGTCCGTGAACCTGCCCTGCGCGGTCGCGAGTCGACTGCGCTCCTCCCGGTCGTACGCGATCTTCGTCACCGAGTAGTCCTGCTGGTCGAGGGTCGGCTGATAGACGCCCGCCGCGGCCGAGTTCGCGTTGTAGATCTCCGGTCGATAGATCTTCTGGAACGTCTCCATCGTGCTGATCGTGCCGATGAGCTGCAGGTTCGTGTAGTCGTTCAGCAGATCTCCGCGGAAGTAGAAGGCCAGCGGCGCGACGCTGCCGCGAGGCATGAAGTACCTCACCGAGAGCCCCATCTTGGCGAAATACGCATCCGTCAGCGACGAGTCCTTCTGCTCGTACTCGACGCCGAGGACCGGGTGGTGGTTGTCGGTGCGGCGGTACGTCTTGCTCGTCGAGACGCTGATGCAGATCACCGGCGACAGGGAGAACCGCTCGCGGTACGCCTCAGAGTCGAGGAAGTGCTGGAAGAGCTTGCCGTGCAGATCGCCGAAGTCGTCGGGAAGGGCGAAGCCACCCGCGGCTTCGCTGGCCGCCGGCAGGCGAACGCTGAAGTCGTAGTCGCGCACGTACGACGAGAAGTTGTTCCCCACGATCCCCTGGGTGCGCGTGCCGGTGAGACGGTCGAGGATCTGGATGTCCAGCACCTCGAGCAGCGGGAACTCCCTGTCTTCCCCCTCTGCGGCGAACTGCACCGCCACCGAGATGATCTCGAGCTCGAGTGTGTAGCGGTCGCCGCCCGGGTTGTCCCAGCGGGCCAGGTCGTTGAACCGACGATCGATCATCGTCAGCGCGTTGCGCAGGTTCTGCTGACGGTACTCACCGCGCGCCAGGTTGGCGAAGTTCGTGGTGATGCGGGAATCGTGCGACGGCGAGTAGTCCTCGTCGAACCGGGTCGTCGTGATGCGGAACGTGAACTCGTGTGCCATGAGGGGCCAATCGGTGAGCTGATCGGCCGAATACGGCCTCGCGGAAGGGGGTACCTCCATGGTGCTGCCATCGCACGCCCATCGGGTAATGCGCCGCGACTATGCCGTGACATAGTCTGGAGCTATGGCCAAGCGTTCGAGCGGCATCACCCTGCCACAGCTCACCTACTACATCGAGGTCGCCGCGGAAGGATCGATCAGCGCCGCCGCCGACCTGCTCTACGTCGCGCAGCCCACCATGTCGGCCGCCATGAAGGACCTCGAAAGCAGGGTGGGGCGCGATCTTCTCGTCCGCTCGGCCCGCGGCGTGACGCTCACCACCGACGGCGTGGAGTTCCTCGGATACGCCAGGCAGGTCGTCGAGCAGGTCGCACTGCTCGAACAGCGCTATCTCGGCCGTCCGCCGTCGAGGCGTCTGCTCGGGGTGTCGACGCAGCACTACTCGTTCGCGGTCGACGCCATGGTGAGGATGGTGCGAGCGAGTGACGCCGACGAGTACGAGTTCTCGTTGCGGGAGACGCGCACGTGGGACATCATCGAAGACGTCCGCACGCTGCGCAGCGAGTTGGGGATCCTCTACCGCAACGACTTCAACCGCAATGTCATCGACAAGCTCCTCCGTGACTCGGGGCTCGCATTCCGGCCGCTCTTCATCGCCGAACCGCACATCTTCATCTCCCGGAAGAACCCCCTCGCCTCTCGTGCGCGCGTCACCCTCGACGATCTCGCCGAGGTGCCGCGGCTCACCTTCGACCAGGGCGCGAACAATTCCTTCTACTTCGCCGAGGAGATACTCTCCACCCTCTCGAGTCGGCGGGAGATCCGGGTCTCCGATCGCGCGACGATCTTCAACCTCATGATCGGTCTCGACGGCTACACGATCTCGACGGGAATCATCAGCGACGACCTCGACCCCGAGATCGTCGCGATCCCCCTCGAGGTCGATGAACGCATCGAGATCGGCTGGATCGGCCACTCCGCGATCCCTCTCACCGAGCAGGCGCAGCGCTACCTCGCCGAGCTGCGGACCGTCGTCGCGAGTTTCGGTGTGACGCTGCTCGGCTGAGCTCGCCGCTAGCACCTCGCCACCATCGGGCGCAAGAGCCATCCACCATCTCCGCTCGCATGCCACTATCGGCACATGAGCATCCGCAGCGTTCCTCCCCTCACCGGGGATGCGGCGCGGGGTGCCGAAGCCGATCTGCTGGCGGCGATCGCATCGGGCAGCCAGACGGCGTTCGCCCAGCTGTACGACCTCACGTGTGCTCGCGTCTTCGGACTCCTCCTCAGCGTGACCGGTGCCAGGGCGTCCGCGGAGGAGGTCCTTCAGGACACCTACCTCCACGTCTGGTCGAACGCATCGGAGTTCACGACGTACAGAGGAAGCGCGAACGCGTGGATCTCCGAGATCGCGAACCGTCAAGCGGTCGAGCGGATCCGCCAGACCGCAGACGCGTCGTCGAGTGCGATCGGCGGCCTCAGCGCACCTTCCGAGGCTGCCTGATCGCGTGACCGCCCAGTGCTCAGTCGGCCGAGGTCGACTCGCGCACGCGGAACCACAGCGTGAGCTCCATGATCGCCCGACCGATCATGTCGCGATCCCCCATGCGGAGGTCGTCGAACGAGTCACGGTATCCCGTCGCCATGTCCGGTGCTGTGGCGACCAGGGACTGGTAGCCCATCGTCCACTCCTCGAACCGTCGCTCATGCAACGGCTCCTCGATCAGCACGCGGACATCCCGATGGCGAGGATCACGGCCGATCGTCTGCATCAGGCCTTCGACGTCGGACCTCGGACCCTCAAGGATCTGAACGAACTCACCGCCGCGGTAGAGCAGCATCCCGGTGATGCCGCGCGCACTGTTCCGCGCACGGCTCACTGTGAGCAGCTGAGCGAGCTCGGCGTCATCGAACGGGCGAGTGGCGCTGCTGGAATACACGAGCGAGACCAGCGCGGCCTCCGCGGTCATCCGGCATCCCCCTGTCGCACGTGCGCGTCTGCGGGTGCCGCCCCGACCGCCTCGGCACCGGACACCGCATCCATGGCCCGGTGGTGGTCCTCGTAGTCGCCGAGCGGACGCGAGGCCGTGTCGAACGCACGCCAGGCGCCGTCGGCCTGACGGTCGATGTATCCGAGGAACGAGCCGTCTCGACTGCCGACGTAGAAGCCGTCGGCCACGCTCGCCCAGAGGGGGCGGGAGGGGAGCGGCGATTGATCACCCATGCCCTCAGCGTACCTTCGGGGATGCATGAGTCGGCCGGGACGGGATCATCCTCGAGAGGGATGCGAATACCTCGCCCGCCCGATGCCTCCACTCCCGACCCCTACAAAGCGAAGACGGTCTTCGCCTGCGGCGACTGGAGTGTGGTGGCGTCTGATGACGGCTGGTTCGGATGGACTCCGAACTCCGAAGAGGAGCGAAACGCCGCTGCCGCGGAGTGATCAATGCCTCGCACGGGAGCCCGGTGTCGCGACCTCCGCGTCAGTCCACAGCGAAGAAGGCGAGCGCCTTCCGGTATTCGACGCTGTCTCCTCGCACCTCATCCGTGACCAGGAGCGTATGAGGACCGACTTGTCGCACGTGCATGTCGCGGCACGGAATCGTCACCACCGTGGTGAGACCTCGGCGCCACGCGGCGGCGAGCGCCTCGACATCCCGATGCTCCGGGCTGTCCGCGAGCATTCCGGGTCGAGTCGCGACGTGCGAGTCGAAGCCGCGGCGTTCCCACTCTCGGTAGGCGTCGTCGTCGAAGACCTCGTGACCGAACTCGTCGCCCCACGTGGGTCCGATCAGCTGACGCAGAAGGCTCTCGCGCTCCACGGAGCCCGCCTCCGCGTCGCCGACGGCATCGAACATCGCCTGATCATGCTCGACGGCGGAGTGAGCGAGGACATCGCTCCAGATCCGCGCCCATCCTTCCGACCAGAGCTCTCGGGTCTCCGCATCCACCGGGCTCGCCGCCGGTGCAGGCGGATCCGTGAGCGCCGACGGGAGGTCGTCACCGACGGGACGCAGGTCGTGGGCCTCGCGGATCCAGAGCAGCTCGAGCAGCGCCTGAGGTCGATCCTGGACCGTCATGGTCATGTCGTGCGGCCACGGGTTTCCCGGCATGGGGGTTGTCGATCGCATCACGACAGTCCACGGGATGCGCGGGTCCTGGTCAAGGGCCTGAGCCGGGGAATCGGTCGGCGGAACGGCGTCACCGAACCCACGAGACGCAGAGCTCACCATCGGTCCGCACGGCGAGATTCGTGACCAGGTCGGGATAGTCGGGGTAGGACTTCGTCACTGTGACGATGAACTGCCCGTCCTCCTGTGGCGTGATGGCGAGAGCGTGACTCTCGGATCCGGCGGTGTCGCCGTTCACTCCCCCGAGCATCGCGCCGCAGGACAACGCCTGTGCGGAGTCTTCGTCGCCTCTGTCGCTCGCGGCCACCCACCGCTCGGCGATGTCGCGTGCCTGATCCTCGGGAGATTGCGGAGCCGGGACGCAGGCCGTCAGCCCGGCAGCGAGAAGCGCGGCAGCCGCGAGGGCACGGGTGTTCCTCGACGCGGCCCTCCCCGGGACCGAGCGCAGCGCCGTCACGACGACTCGTCAGGATCGGGGCCGCCTGCGGCGGGTGACTCCAACTCCTTGAGCCGCTTCAGCTGGGCCCACGGCCAGAAGGCGATCCATGCGATCGAGACGATCGACGCCCCCATGATCATCGACGCGATATCCATGGCCCTCAGGCTATCGACGCATCCGCCCGAAGTCGTCTCTTCGCTCTGACAAGCTGGACGACATGATCACCGTTCACCTGCGCTATGAGATCGACCCCGACAAGCTCGACGACTTCACCGAGTACGGGCGCAGGTGGATCCGGCTGGTGGCGAAGCACGGCGGAACCCACCACGGCTACTTCCTGCCGAGCGAGGGCGACAGCGACGAGGCGTTCGCGCTTTTCACGTTCCCCTCGCTCGCCGAGTACGAGGTCTACCGCACGGCCTCGAAGACCGACCCCGAGTGCGTGGAGGCGTTCGAGCTCGCCCGCAGGACGCAGTGCATCCGGCGTTATGAGCGTCGCTTCCTGAGCCCCGTCTTCTCGGCTGACGCCGACTGAGTCGTCGACGAACGAACGCAGAAACCCCCTCGCGAGGAGGGGGCTTCTGAGGCGGCGTCCGTCGATCGGAGTCAGCCGACTCCGTCCATCGCCGACGTCTCGGTGTTGCCGATGCGTGCGATCACCTCGGGCTGACGCACCTTCAGGTACCAGTACCGCGTCAGTGCGGCGAGCACGCACGCGATGAACACGTAGGGGATCACGTTGAACGGGAACGCCGGCACTGGGAACACGTTCGCGAAGAAGACGTACGCCATGGTGGCGACGGCGATCGTCGCGCAGGCCCAGACCAGGCCGTTGCGCATCCCCGCGCGCTGCGTGTAGACGACGCACGCGATCGCGACGAGCGCGTAGGCGACCATGTAGCCGTACGTGCCCCAGGTGTTCACCCACACCAGGATCTCCATCGGATCGGCGCCCGCGATCAGGAACACGATGTCGACGACGACCGCGAGCGCACCCGCGGCCAGCAGTACGCGGTGCGGCGTGAGGTGGCGCTCGTGGGTGCGTCCGAACCGCTCATGGACCACCCCCTCCTTGCCCATGACGTAGACGATGCGTCCGATGACGTTGAGCGGGGCGACGACCACGGCGAAGAAAGATGCCGCGACGCCGAACGTGAGCACCGGGGCGAACCACGCCGGCATGCCGATCAGCTCGGACATGCTCTCCAGCGGGCTGGCGGCGGTGGCCAGGTCGTCACCCAGAACGGCGATCTGCGTGTACGCCGCGAAGACGTAGAGGATGCCGACGGTCAGCGCACTCCACATGATGGCGCGAGGGATGGCCTTGTACGGGTTCTTCGCCTCACGGCCGAGCGCGTCGGCGGAGGAGAATCCGACGAAGCCCAGAATGCCGAGCACCATACCCGCCGCGATGCCCTGGAAGGACGAGCCCTCCGCGAGCAGCTGCGCCGGATCCCACGCGTTCGGCCCGGCCCAGACGAGGGCCGAGATCAGCAGCACCAGGATGATCGCGACCGAGAGCAGCTCGAGCACGAGGGACACCCGCGCCGAGAGTCGGATGCCGCGGATCGTGAACAGCGTCGCCAGCCCGCCGAGCACGATGGCGAGACCGATGTCCCAGCCGAGACCCGCGGCCGGCACACCGAGCAGTGTGAGGAACTGACCCATGTACGAGACCGACCCCATGAGGGATGCGGCGGCGATGCCGAAGCATCCGATCAGCAGCGTCGCTCCCGCGAGGTACGCACCGGCCGGACCGAGACCCTTCGACACGTAGGTGTAGAGCGAGCCCGCAGAGGCGTGCTTGCGGGCGAACACCACGACGCAGTAGCCGACGCACAGGATCACGATCGTCGCGAGGCCGAAGGCGTAGATGGTGCCGTTGCCGGCGCCGAGGAAGATCGCGGCGGCAGTGAAGGCGATCACCGCACTGGGTGCGATGTTCGCGATCGCCTGAGCGGCCAGCTCGGGGCCGCTCATCACACCACGGCGCAGGCCCGCGTCTGTGGGCGCGGTCGGTGGCCGCTGGGGGGAGGTGGTGGTCAAGGGGTGCTCCTTCGCATCGGGTCGGTCGGAGTGGTGCTGTGAGGGGGTATGGCGTGTGGTTGAGAGGCGATCAGGGGATCAGGAGGGTGCGCAGCGCCTGGCCGGACTCGAGCTCGGCGAATGCCTCCGCAGCCTCGGCCAGCGGGCGCCGGGAGGAGATGAGCGGGTCGAGGATCAGCTGGCCGTCCATGTACCGGTCGACGAGGGCCGGGATGTCGATGGCGGGGCGCACCGACCCGTAGTTCGAGCCCAGGATGCGCTGGTCGGCCTCGGCGAGCACGAGAGGCTCGAACGACGCGCGGGCGCCGGTCGGGGGCAGACCGACGATGACGGCCGCGCCGCCGAGGCCGAGCATCTCGATCGACTGTTCTGTCGTGACGGTGCGGCCGATCGCGTCGAACGCGTAGTCGACACCGTCGGGCAGAAGAGCCCGGAGCTGCGCGACCGCGTCGCCGTCCGGGGCGACGATCCGATCGGTGGCGCCGAACTGTGCGGCGAGGCGGG contains the following coding sequences:
- a CDS encoding alpha-galactosidase, which codes for MHFSNEALQESVMDELESPATRDRVIHLHRGGTSVVIDLESEHTPVIVHWGEELVDSTPETVRSLAVAARPQRVSGGLDRTARLSVVATEASGWLGTPTVEGHRGGASFSIKPEVAEVRVEHHAAAVDLEDAEAGIHLRWDVEVGAAGLLHQRMTVTNIGDGGYSLDALQLAFPTPGDATELLDTTGHHLRERSAQRHVFTLGTHLRESRRGRPGADATVLLAAGRPGFGFESGRVHGIHVAWSGNHRVLAERVVTGDSFLAGGELFVPGEVMIAPGASVSSPWVIGSWGDGLNQLSQRFHAEWRDRPQHPRRARPVTLNTWEAVYFDHDFGRLSALADAAAEVGIERFVLDDGWFTGRRDDTQGLGDWEVDAEVWPDGLHPLVRKVTDLGMEFGLWVEPEMVNPDSDLARAHPDWILRGRTSLPPSARQQQVLDLANPNAYRHIADRLLALLAEYPIAYLKWDHNRDLVDAGSGPGGSPRVRENTLALYRLLDELKAAHPDLEIESCASGGARVDLGILDRTDRIWTSDSLDPIERLENQRYTGLVVPPEMMGTHLTSPVVHSSGRTVSLELSAAVALLGHFGVEWDLTSADEQTRGRVATWIALAKRLRPLIADGTVVHVDGAEPGIDVRGIVAEDAESAVFTITQVATSAAYPAGRVRFPGLDPARSYELRILSRPAHDPAQSPLAWAEEPVIMTGRELGSIGVRPPVQFPQQATVVEIVSQH
- a CDS encoding carboxymuconolactone decarboxylase family protein, which encodes MTGDNPRVAPQLVRDLAPKLADLTDDVLFADVWERPELSPRERSLITVATLIALGRDAQLVSHMNKAIANGISREELAEVATHLAFYAGWPAAMSAVSALANIEE
- a CDS encoding ROK family transcriptional regulator, with translation MLTESENALAEAVLIHGPISRSALTSRLGLSAASLTRLAKPFLDTGLLVELDDVVDGSVGRPTRPLDIAPDRGFFVGVKLTGDTLHAVLTDVRAALLDSFTRPLTATDPSSVVADIRAAIDDFDGDLRGIGVSLGGSVDEGVVEFAPFLDWYDVPFAAMLADATGMPVTVENDLVALAEAERWFGMGRGLPGFSVITIGEGIGYAVVAHNEVVRTREVGAGLGGHIPLAANGPLCDRGHRGCAQAMLTSGSITAQVSGALRRTVDYDEFLALTAGGDPAATAVADAAGEALGRFIALAANLTMQPAAVLAGDGIGLFSVAEPAIRRAIAADRDPLADPIELYIDEPGFTAWARGAAAVAIQSAIATLSLPR
- a CDS encoding cyclodeaminase/cyclohydrolase family protein produces the protein MARKARPVHRSAGRRLGAVGIALLSEMRVLRDIGNRSLSADLAVAAGALDAGLSGSSINLRANLRTARAHHASAAALAELHVDAARLAEAQQRTAGIAEELSAEFDD
- a CDS encoding class I SAM-dependent methyltransferase, with product MTDSFDAQIEAGSAADVSGWDFAWLDGRATEERPPWGYARLLGERLGTASASLDIQTGGGEVLSEAASFPPVAVATESWHPNIAHATRLLHPRGVVVVADQDEPPLPFADAAFDLVTSRHPATIWWDEIARVLRPGGTYLAQHVGPASAFELIEFFLGPQPEARRGRHHDDEVAAAEAAGLEVVDLRTARLRIEIHDVAAVVYLLRKVIWWVPGFTVETYVDRLRELHELIQAEGPFIAHSTRHLIDARRR
- a CDS encoding thiol-disulfide oxidoreductase DCC family protein, translated to MPTEPLLVFDGDCAFCTTWVRRLENALDRFPDAQPWQWLDLDELALSHDDVTHYVWLLAGGRRFRGHAAFAVLLQLQPQGILRFLGHLLVTMPFSWAASLGYSLIARFRHRLPGGTAACAMPRTAG